Part of the Vidua macroura isolate BioBank_ID:100142 chromosome 27, ASM2450914v1, whole genome shotgun sequence genome, ggacggacggaTGGACGGACGGGCGGGGCGTGCAGAGGACAGGCAGGGCCGGGTGGCCCTGGGGGTGGCCgcggggacagctggggacagcgggagggGGCTCCGAGCCGCCCCGCAGctggcggggccgcgggggcgcCCCCGCAGCGGCTCCCGGCGTTAATGGAGCGAGCGGCGCGGGCAGCGGGGACGGGGCCGGGACAGATGGAGGGACCTTAATTGGTCATTAAATCCCTCCCTGGCAGGTGAGACGGAGCGGCAGCCGGCCCGGGGGAGGGGAGGTGACACCGCCGGGGGGGGAGGTGACACCGCCCGGGTCCCCGTTCCCGGCCCTGTGCCATCCCTTTGTGTGGACCGCTccccccaggctggggacagtcaccgcatggcagggacagccgagcgggggacagggacacacgaGGGACCCCCGCTTTTTGGGGGGGCTGGGACTGTGGGTCCCTTCTGTCCCTTCTGTCCCTTCTGTCCTTGTCCCGGGGGGGATCAGGGGCCGGGGGGGATCAGGGGTCGGGGTACCGGGGGGGATCAGGTGCCAGGGGTACCGGGGGGGATCAGGGGTCGGGGTACCGGGGGGGATCAGGTGCCAGGGGTACCGGGGGGGATCAGGGGTCGGGGTCTCAGGGGGGATCAGGGGTCGGGGTCCCGGGTACCGGGGGGGATCAGGGGTCGGGGGTCTCAGGGGGGATCAGCAGTCGGGGTACCGGGGGGGATCAGCAGTCGGTGTACCGGGTCCCGGGGGGTATCAGGGGTCGGGGGTCTCAGGGGTCGGGGGTCTCAGGGGCCGGGACCGGGTGACCCCcgcggtgggggggggggggtccggCCGGAGGATAACGGCGCTTTATGGCCCGAGCCCCCCGCAGTGCCTTCGCCATGGTGACGATGGGGACGGtgacccccagacccccccggagccccccatCCCCCCCGGGGGACCCTCCGCGGCTCCCGGCTCCGGGCGCGGCCGGCCGGCAGTGACAGGCGGCGGGTAATTAGTGAGCTCGTTAATCACCGTCCGCGGCGTAATGAGGGGCTGCCCGGAGGCCGGCTGTCACCGagcggggacggggacggggacagggacgggtctggggacaaggacagggacagggacagaggggggaGCGAGAGCTGGAGCCGGGCTGggaccccacagccccacaagGGGATCCCATGGGGCCAGGACCCCCCAGATCCCTGCGAAAGGGGCTCTCTGTGCCCCCCATtagggacccccagccccattaGGGACCCCCAGACCCATTGGGGACCCCCCAGACCCATTgggacccccccagccccattagggaccccccccagccccatagggacccccagccccattgggacccccccagccccattagggaccccccccagccccactggggaccccccagccccataGGGACACCTCCAGCCCCATTAgggaccccccccagccccactggggacccccccagccccatagggaccccccagccccattgggaccccccagccccattagggacccccccagccccatagGGACACCTCCAGCCCCATTAgggaccccccccagccccactggggacccccccagccccatagggacccccccagccccattgaggacccccagccccattgggaccccccccagccccactggggaccccccagccccatagggacccccagccccattggggacccccagccccataggaacccccccagccccatagggacccccagccccattgggaccccccccagccccatttgggacccccagccctgtgtgggGGCGGTCCCACAGCAGAGCCGGACCAATGAGCGGCCGTGACGTCTCAAGTGGGCAGGATCATATAGCGACAACAACCAATAACCTGTCGGAGTGGGTGCGGTCAGTGAATGACGTCAATGGGCGTGGCAGCCCCGCCCCAAAACCGCTGCGGAGCTCCCGCCCAGTCCGTCCCAGTTTGTGCCGGTCTGGGCGGGGTctggggggggtctgggggggtctGGGGTGATCGGTGGGGTCCCGGCGCTCCCCGCAGCGGTCCCGAGCGGTGTCACCGCGCCCGGGGACAGCCATCGGCGGCCACAGCGCCCACGAACCGCCCGCTCTGCTGGGAAATGGAAACCGCGGCACCCgcgggggccgggggctgctggGACCCCCCCGGGCACCCAAAGGAGGGGCGCTGGTGGCCCCGAGCCCGCCCAGAGCCgcggggctgtccccaggcctgTCCCCGTGCTGGGCAGAGCCGCGAGTGCCTCGTGGAGGGCTAAGAGGGGGTCCCAGCCCGGCTCCAGCTCTCGCCCCACTCTCCTGTCCTTGttcctgtccttgtccctgtccttgtccctgtctctgtccctgtccttgtccctgtccccatccccatcccagtccttgtccccatcccagtccctgtccttgtctctgtccctgtcctcgtcccctgtccccatccccatcttcATCCCCGTCCTTGtcccccatcccagtccccatccctgtccccatccccgtgcttgtcccctgtccccgtccctgtccttgtccccagccttgtcccctgtccctgccccccCTCGGTGACACGTGGCTCCTCTCCCCGCCTCACACCCAGCTCGATGTGACACCAAATCCGGGTTTATTCACCGACACCCCCAAACCCCGCAGCACCCCCGGGTGGGgcgggacaccctggggaccccccGTGTCCCTGGGGGGCACAGACTGGTGTCCTCGGGTGTCACACtctgatgtccccaggtgtcacaggttgatgtccccaggtgtcacagGTTGACGCCCATCAGGTTCACCGGGCGCCCCCCGTAGCGCTTGGAGATGTCGGCCTCGATCTGCAACGGCACCGGGaggggctcaggggggcccggggggctcttggggggcccggggggctcaggggggcccaggggggctcagggggtgcCCCCATCCctcaccagctcctgcagctccttggtCCTCTCCTGCAGCCGCTGCAGTTTGGGCTCCAGGGCCGCCTGCTCGGCCAGGGCCTGGCGGCGCCGCTGGCCCAGCGCGGCTctcttggccagcagcagctcggcctgcagcagctgctgccgcAGCAGCGCGGCCACCCGCTCCACGTacctggggacagcggggacacggggTCACAGCGGCACGGGGGACAGCACCGGGGACACGGGGTCACAGCGGCacgggggacagtggggacacggGGTCACAGCGGCACGGGGGACAGCAccggggacagaggggacacggggtcaCAGCGGCacgggggacagtggggacacggGGTCACAGCGGCACGGGGGACAGcaccggggacagcggggacagcagggacagcagggacaacagcggggacagtggggacagcggggacacggggtcagagtgtgggacaggggacagcaccggggacagcggggacagcggggacagcagggacagcaccggggacagcggggacagcggggacagcaccggggacagcggggacacggggTCACAGCGCAGgaccggggacagcggggacacacggtgggacaggggacagcacaggggagAGCCAGGACACACTGCAGGATGGGACAGCCCTGCatggcctggggacagcagggacacctgggtCACGCTGCGTGGCCCCCCTGGTTGagggctggtttggggctgttttAGGGCtcttttggggctgttttggggcttCTTTAGGGCTATTTTAGGGGCAAGATGGGGTCTATTTTAGGGCTATTTCAGGGGCTGGTCTGGGGCTGGTTTAGGGCTATTTCAGGGGCTGGTTTAGGGTCTGTTTAGGGTCTGTTTAGGGCTGTTTTGGGGCTATTTTAGGACTGTTTCAGGGGCTGGTTTAGGGCTATTTTAGGGGCTGGTTTAGGGCTATTTCAAGGGCTGGTTTAGGGTctgttttggggctggtttAGGGTCTGTTTTGGGGCTATTTTAGGACTGTTTCAGGGGTTGGTTTAGGGCTATTTTaggggctgttttggggctgttctgggtctgttttgggctgttttggggCAGTTTGGCCCGGTCTGGGGCAGTCTCAGGCACCTGGGCGAGGCGAGGATCATGCAGAGGTGCTGCACGCTgcgggagcagagctgggccagcagctcccgcgtGGTGGCCAGCTGGGCCTGCACCCGCTCGCGGCTCTGGCCCTGCAGCACGGCCGGggccagctgcagctggctcaTGGCCACCACGTCGGCCTCgtcctccagctccagcagccgcTGcgccaggaacagctccagctgtggggacagggccaccGTCAGGGCCACCGCCAGGGCCACCACCAGGGCCATCTCTAGGGCCACTGTCAGGGCCACCATCAGGGCCACTGCCAGGgccactgccagggccaccGCCAGGGTCACCTCCAGGGCCACTGTCAGGGCCACCATCAGGgccactgccagggccaccGCCAGGGCCACCAGCAGGGTCACCTCCAGGGCCATTGTCAGGGCCATCTCTAGGGCCATTGCCAGGGCCTCCACCAGGGCCACTGTCAGGGCCACCTCTAGGTCACCGTGACGGTCACCTCCAGGGCCACCACCAGGGTCACCACTAAGGCCATCACCAGGGCCACCTCCAGGGCCATTGCCAGGGCCACCTCCAGGGCCATTGCCAGGGCCACCTCCAGGGCCACCACTAAGGTCATCGCCAGGGTCACCACCAGGGCCACTGTCAGGGCCACCTCTAGGTCACCGTCAGGGTCACCTCCAGGGCCACCACCAGGGCCACCTCTAGGGtcactgccagggccaccatCAGGGCCACCAGCAGGGTCACTGCCAGGGCCACTGTCAGGGCCATCTCTAGGGCCATTGCCAGGGCCACCACCAGGGCCATTGCCAGGGCCACCGCCAGGGCCACTGTCAGGGCCACCGCCAGGGCCACCATCAGGGCTGCCATCAGGGTCACCTCCAGGGCCAtcaccagggccaccagcagGGCCACTGTCAGGGCCACCTCTAGGTCACCGCCAGGGCCACCTCCAGGGCCACCAGCAGGGCTGCCATCAGGGCCACCTCCAGGGCCACCACCAGGGCCACCACCAGGGCCACCGCCAGGGCCACCAGCAGGgccactgccagggccaccGGTGTCCCCCGGTGCCCACCTCCATCAGCTCGTCGATGAACTGGTTCCGTGTCTCGGGGTTCTCCAGCAGGGTCAGCGCGTCCGAGCCGCGCGCGACGTCCTCGGGGGCTGTGGTGGGGTGGGACCCCAAAGCCAGCTCAGCTGCACCCCGGGGAGCCCAaaatccctgcccagcacccaaatccctgcccagcacccaAAAACCCCTGCCCAGAACCCAAAAATCCCTGCCCAGAACCCAAAAATCCCTGCCCAGAACCCAAAATCCCTGCCCAGAACCCAAAATCCCTGCCCAGAACCCAAAATCCCTGCCCAGAACCCAAAACCCCTGCCCAGAACCCAaaatccctgcccagcacccaaatccctgcccagcacccaaacccctgcccagcacccaaaaatccctgcccagcacccaAAAATCCCTGCCCAGAACCCAAAATCCCTGCCCAGAACCCAAAATCCCTGCCCAGAACCCAAAAACCCCTGCCCAGAACCCAAAATCCATGCCCAGAACCCAAAACCCCTGCCCAGAACCCAAAAATCCCTGCTCAGAACCCAAAATCCCTGCCCAGAACCCAAAAACCCCTGCCCAGAACCCAAAATCCATGCCCAGAACCCAAAAACCCCTGCCCAGAACCCAaaatccctgcccagcacccaAAAACCCCTGCCCAGAACCCAAAAATCCCTGCTCAGAACCCAAAATCCCTGCCCAGAACCCAAAAACCCCTGCCCAGAACCCAaaatccctgcccagcacccaAAAACCCCTGCCCAGAACCCAAAAATCCCTGCTCAGAACCCAAAATCCCTGCTCAGAACCcaaatccctgcccagcccccaaatcccactccctgtcccatcccaaaTTCTTCTGGGGTGTTCAGGGGCACTGGGGGAtgagggaacagggatgggacCCCCAAATCCAGCTCAGCTTCACCCCAGGGAACCCAaaaatccctgcccagcccccaaaccctgccctgtgtcccaccccaaacccctctggggTGTCCAGGGGCACTGGGAacggggaatttggggggatttggggcctTCCTGcgcccccgggaccccccagccctgctcaccctCAGTTCCAGCCTCCAGCACGGTGAtcgtcccctcctgtccccccgCGTCACCCCAGTCGATGCCATCGTCACCCTGGGGAGCAAAGGGTGACAAAGGGGGACACCGGGTGACatcaggggggtttgggggacacagggacacccagccctgggggtgTCACCCACCTGGGGAATGGGCTCTGCTGAGattgtcccctcctgtcccttctCTCCATCACCCCAATCGATGCCATCGTCCCCCTGGGGAGCAAAAGGTGACAaagggtgacacaggggggggtttggggacacagggacacccggCCCTGGGGGTGTCACCCACCTGGGGACTGGGCTCTGCTGTGATTGTCCCCTTCTCTCCATCGCCCCAGTCGATGCCATCGTCCCCCTGAGGAGCAAAGGGTGACacgggggggggtttggggacacagggacatcgCCCCAATCAGTGCCACCATCCCCCTGAGGAGCAAAGGGTGACacggggggggttggggacacagggacatcaCCCCAGCCAATGCCACCATCCCCCTGAGGAATGAAAGGTGACAAAGGGTGACacgggggggtttggggacacagggacatcgCCCCAATCCACGTCACCATCCCCCTGAGGAATGAAAGGTGACAAAGGGTGACACGGGGGGGGttagggacacagggacatcgCCCCAATCAGTGCCACCATCCCCCTGAGGAATGAAAGGTGACAAAGGGTGACACGGGGGGGGttagggacacagggacatcgCCCCAATCAGTGCCACCATCCCCCTGAGGAATGAAAGGTGACAaagggtgacacagggggggtttggggacacagggacgtCACCCACCTGGGGGCTGGGCTCCACCGTGATGTCCCAGTCGATGTCCCCGCCCTGGGGCGGCTCCGCGGGGAAATCCCCCCAGTCAATCTGCGGCAAGAACCCCAAACCCCGCTGAGGCACGGCCCGACCCCGAGCCCGCCCGGCAGAGCCATGCGGGGgggtcccctctgtcccccgtgtcccccgggCGGCACCCACCGTGTCCTCCCGGGGCGGCTCCGGTGCCCGCGGCGGCTCGGGCCGCTCCAGGCGCCGCGGCTCCCGCCCGGTGCGCCACCGGAACACCGAGGAGTTCCCGTTGGCCGCCACGTGCCGCAGCAGCGGCAGCGCCTcggccccggggctgcgggacaCGGGACAGcggcggggacacggggacataGAGTCAGCATTGGGGACACGGGACAGtgacggggacacggggacacagcgTCAGCAGCGGGGACACGGGACAGcggcggggacacggggacataGAGTCAGCATTGGGGGACACGGGACAGTGACGGGGACACGGGACAGcaccggggacacggggacatggaGTCAGCAGCGGGGACACGGGACAGcggcggggacacggggacacggcgTCAGCAGCGGGGACACAGGACAGCGGCGGGGACACGGGACAGCACCGGGGACATGGCGTCAGCAGCGGAGACACAGCGTCAGCACCGGGGACACAGGACAGcggcagggacacggggacatgggacagcagcggggacacgggacagcggcggggacatggggacagcaccGGGGGCACAGGACAGcggcagggacacggggacatgggacagcagcggggacacgggacagcgacggggacatggagggggacacagggacagcggcggggacacgggacagcagcgcggacatggggacagcggcagggacacggggacacggcgTCAgcagcggggacacggggacagtgGCGGGGACAGCGGCCGGGACATggatggggacagcagaggggacatggggacagcagccgggacatggggacagcagcagggatggggacacgggacagcGTCGGGGACAtggatggggacagcaggggggatggggacacctCAGCATCCgcagtgccaggggctgggagggaccaggagctgttctggggcagttttgggggagctgggggatgtttgggggctgttttgggggGCAGGGTCTGTTTGGGGGGTGccagggctgttttggggctgattttggggtgccagggctgtTGTGGGGGACATGGTTCATTTTGGGGCTATTTTGGGGGACATGGTtcattttggggctgttttggggctgtttgagggcagttttggggtgccagggctgtccccacctgtcacACACGAAGGCCACGCAGGCCTGGTACAGCTCGATGGCGTCCCCGAGGGCGCTGGCGCCGTCCCCGACGCGGGACAGCAGCGATGGCAGCGCCTGCgcctgagccagcagctcctggcgcACGTCctcaccctggggacaccgaggggacacttggggacacctggggacgCCCTGGGGACATcgtggggacacttggggacaccctggggacatgggAGACCACTTGGGGACACTGCAgagacactgtggggacagttggggacaccgaggggatACTTGGGGACatgctggggacactgtggggacatttggggagacttggggacaccctggggacaccacagggacacTTGGGGATGCCCTGGGGACATcgtggggacatttggggacaccctggggacatgggAGACCACTTgggggcactgcagggacactgtggggacagttggggacaccgaggggacatttggggacaccctggggatgccctggggacaccacagggacacttgaggacaccgtggggacactgtggggacactgtggggacagttggggacaccgtggggacaccctggggacagcgtgggcacaccctggggacaccgcgggcacaccctggggacagtgtggggacaccctggggacagtgtggggacaccctggggacaccgcgggcacaccctggggacagtgtggggacaccctggggacacctcgggcacaccctggggacagtgcgggcacaccctggggacaccgtgggcacaccctggggacagtgtgggcaCACCCCTGAGGACACCATGggcacaccctggggacaccctgggcacaccctggggacactgcgggcacaccctggggacaccgtgggcacaccctggggacagtgtgggcacaccctggggacagtgtggggacaccctggggacaccctggggacacctcgggcacaccctggggacagtgcgggcacaccctggggacagtgtgggcaCACCCTGAGGACACCTCGggcacaccctggggacagtgcgggcacaccctggggacaccgtgggcacaccctggggacagtgcGGGCACACCCTGGGGCCACCTCGggcacaccctggggacagtgtgggcacaccctggggacaccgcgggcacaccctggggacaccctggggacaccctggggacacctcgggcacaccctggggacaccgcgggcacaccctggggacaccgtgggcacaccctggggacaccgcgggcacaccctggggacagtgcgggcacaccctggggacaccgtgggCACACCCTGAGGACACCGTGggcacaccctggggacaccgtgggcacaccctggggacagcgtggggacaccctggggacaccgtgggcacaccctggggacagtgcgggcacaccctggggacaccgtgggcacaccctggggacaccgtgggcccaccctggggacaccgtgggcacaccctggggacagtgcgggcacaccctggggacaccgtgggcacaccctggggacaccgtgggcacaccctggggacagtgcgggcacaccctggggacagtgtggggacaccctggggacagtgcGGGCACACCCCGGGGACACCGTGggcacaccctggggacaccgtgggcacaccctggggacagtgcgggcacaccctggggacaccgtgggCACACCCCGGGGACACCGTGGGCACACCCGTTTTCGGGTCTGTCCGGGGCTACTTTGGGGCCCGTTCGGGGCTGTTCCTGCCCAGCCCGGGGCgatcccggcccggcccggccgcgggcACTCACGGCGATGCCGTACTGGCGGCACGAGCCCAGGAAGCGCTCGCGGAGCTCGCCCGCCCGCAGCTGGCACTCGTCCTCGCGCCGCGCCAGCTCCTGCTGCGCCTGCTGCCaccggccccgctgccgccgcagCGCCGGCA contains:
- the CDK5RAP3 gene encoding CDK5 regulatory subunit-associated protein 3 isoform X2 — encoded protein: MQAAPQDYRNVPIDIQTSKLLDWLLDRRHCGRRWPAQVAQVRERIRAALQDMPEHPEIRALLQGSYLHYFHCLRIVEILKGTEASTKNLFGRYSSQRMKDWQEIVSLYEKDNAYLAELSSLLGRSVAYELPALRRQRGRWQQAQQELARREDECQLRAGELRERFLGSCRQYGIAGEDVRQELLAQAQALPSLLSRVGDGASALGDAIELYQACVAFVCDSPGAEALPLLRHVAANGNSSVFRWRTGREPRRLERPEPPRAPEPPREDTIDWGDFPAEPPQGGDIDWDITVEPSPQGDDGIDWGDGEKGTITAEPSPQGDDGIDWGDAGGQEGTITVLEAGTEAPEDVARGSDALTLLENPETRNQFIDELMELELFLAQRLLELEDEADVVAMSQLQLAPAVLQGQSRERVQAQLATTRELLAQLCSRSVQHLCMILASPRYVERVAALLRQQLLQAELLLAKRAALGQRRRQALAEQAALEPKLQRLQERTKELQELIEADISKRYGGRPVNLMGVNL
- the CDK5RAP3 gene encoding CDK5 regulatory subunit-associated protein 3 isoform X3, yielding MKDWQEIVSLYEKDNAYLAELSSLLGRSVAYELPALRRQRGRWQQAQQELARREDECQLRAGELRERFLGSCRQYGIAGEDVRQELLAQAQALPSLLSRVGDGASALGDAIELYQACVAFVCDSPGAEALPLLRHVAANGNSSVFRWRTGREPRRLERPEPPRAPEPPREDTIDWGDFPAEPPQGGDIDWDITVEPSPQGDDGIDWGDGEKGTITAEPSPQGDDGIDWGDGEKGQEGTISAEPIPQGDDGIDWGDAGGQEGTITVLEAGTEAPEDVARGSDALTLLENPETRNQFIDELMELELFLAQRLLELEDEADVVAMSQLQLAPAVLQGQSRERVQAQLATTRELLAQLCSRSVQHLCMILASPRYVERVAALLRQQLLQAELLLAKRAALGQRRRQALAEQAALEPKLQRLQERTKELQELIEADISKRYGGRPVNLMGVNL
- the CDK5RAP3 gene encoding CDK5 regulatory subunit-associated protein 3 isoform X1, with product MQAAPQDYRNVPIDIQTSKLLDWLLDRRHCGRRWPAQVAQVRERIRAALQDMPEHPEIRALLQGSYLHYFHCLRIVEILKGTEASTKNLFGRYSSQRMKDWQEIVSLYEKDNAYLAELSSLLGRSVAYELPALRRQRGRWQQAQQELARREDECQLRAGELRERFLGSCRQYGIAGEDVRQELLAQAQALPSLLSRVGDGASALGDAIELYQACVAFVCDSPGAEALPLLRHVAANGNSSVFRWRTGREPRRLERPEPPRAPEPPREDTIDWGDFPAEPPQGGDIDWDITVEPSPQGDDGIDWGDGEKGTITAEPSPQGDDGIDWGDGEKGQEGTISAEPIPQGDDGIDWGDAGGQEGTITVLEAGTEAPEDVARGSDALTLLENPETRNQFIDELMELELFLAQRLLELEDEADVVAMSQLQLAPAVLQGQSRERVQAQLATTRELLAQLCSRSVQHLCMILASPRYVERVAALLRQQLLQAELLLAKRAALGQRRRQALAEQAALEPKLQRLQERTKELQELIEADISKRYGGRPVNLMGVNL